Proteins from one Corticium candelabrum chromosome 4, ooCorCand1.1, whole genome shotgun sequence genomic window:
- the LOC134178164 gene encoding kinesin-like protein KIF28P isoform X3, translating into MAKQEVGNRTQWLVMVQIKLFDEINQKVSLNAQETEYQVSFSMLEIYNEKVRDLLNPKGSKSSGLKVRQHPKTGFYIPELLIVPVDSFKDISNRMNEGTQNRTVASTNMNKTSSRAHTVVTLKFTQKGKSASGANTTKTSNVNLVDLAGSERADSTGATGERLKEGAAINQSLSALGNVIAALADNKSGTIVPYRDSVLTKLLKNALGGNSKTIMVAALSPADINYEETLSTLRYADRAKQIKTKAVVNESPTEKLIRELREENDKLLLLLKQGGSTLTELTATGTEDDGDAEELRAQLEENEKQMNEMKQNWEQKLKDAHDALQERDNEEERKKQELATVPHFYNLNVDPQLTRMIVHTLKQGHSTVGSKGKDSKPDILLIGLNILQQHAEIVNIDGSVSLTPNDGAAVRINGELVTSKISIHHNDRILFGSNHLYVFQHPAEHQSAKQNGIPIQEVSYDEAQEEIARCSGIDVNSGNSGDQKADQLLKEELTEMIPMVNEANAISEELDRRVQFEIAILPAIALGRDSDHSEVWVRMNSLVNDQSWLWPRNKFINRKYLMSEMYENYVDGENWKLPDERDPFTENPDTEILIGSTTVYLQNLAYLVDLRNQYELLDYCGNKTGVINVDLVPCRADGTEISDEDNDDDLFVDNPSELIGRSVSFYVKIPNCRGLPRSIYKEVWCRYIFYVDNDPTETNHIEGTSNPDFNHARLIVVPAATKQFVNYVTNQYVRFEVWGKYDEANVSKATHNGTTRELIKSKKQQSGVPAGKNLPKVALDMWRKRGEQEGNRKDLQQRTIRRKTDCLEKKMALIVQLLDKAEQQNKKTVKIADIRQILSGSCPSGRSSGTVVSPSTVSVKAVHVSTQTSKSNATKGPRSRVSSSDSNNSKSSDDKSRTCSLV; encoded by the exons ATGGCCAAACAGGAAGTGGGAAATCGTACTCAGTGGTTGGTTATGGTCCAAATAAAG CTCTTTGATGAAATCAACCAGAAAGTGAGCTTAAATGCACAAGAAACAGAATACCAG GTGTCCTTCAGTATGCTGGAAATATACAATGAAAAG GTGCGAGACTTGCTCAACCCAAAAGGAAGCAAGAGCAGCGGTCTCAAAGTGCGGCAACATCCTAAAACTGGCTTTTACA TTCCTGAGCTATTGATTGTTCCCGTTGACAGTTTTAAGGACATATCTAATCGTATGAATGAAGGGACACAGAACAGGACTGTTGCATCGACAAACATGAACAAGACGAGCAGTCGAGCGCACACTGTTGTGACACTGAAGTTTACTCAGAAGGGCAAGAGTGCTAGTGGTGCCAACACAACGAAGACGTCGAATGTCAACCTTGTTGATCTTGCTGGAAG TGAGAGAGCAGACAGCACGGGAGCGACTGGTGAGAGATTAAAAGAAGGAGCCGCAATCAATCAGTCACTCTCAGCGCTGGGTAACGTAATTGCTGCTTTGGCGGATAACAAGAGTGGAACTATTG TTCCGTACAGAGACTCTGTTCTTACCAAACTGCTGAAGAATGCTCTGGGTGGaaacagcaaaacaataaTG GTTGCTGCTCTCAGTCCTGCTGACATAAATTACGAGGAGACGTTATCCACTCTACGCTATG CTGACAGAGCAAAGCAAATCAAAACCAAAGCAGTAGTAAACGAATCTCCTACTGAGAAACTAATTCGAGAACTACGTGAAGAAAATGATAAGCTTTTGTTATTACTAAAACAAGGAGGAAGTACACTTACAGAATTGACTGCTACTGGCACTGAAGATGATGGTGACGCTGAAGAACTAAGAGCTCAg CTTGAAGAGAATgaaaaacaaatgaatgaaaTGAAGCAGAACTGGGAACAGAAGCTTAAGGACGCACACGATGCTCTCCAG GAACGTGACAATGAGGAAGAGCGGAAAAAGCAAGAACTTGCAACAGTTCCACATTTTTACAATCTTAACGTTGACCCTCAACTGACAAGAATGATAGTACACACTCTAAAACAAG GTCACTCTACTGTTGGTAGCAAGGGGAAAGATTCTAAGCCTGACATtctgctgattggcttgaA CATACTCCAGCAGCATGCTGAGATTGTTAACATAGATGGGTCTGTCAGTCTTACACCAAATGATGGAGCAGCTGTTAGGATCAACGGTGAACTGGTGACAAGTAAAATTTCTATCCATCATAATGACAG GATACTCTTTGGATCAAATCACTTATATGTATTCCAACACCCTGCTGAACATCAATCAGCAAAACAAAACGGTATTCCTATACAAGAAGTATCTTATGATGAAGCTCAAGAGGAAATTGCTCGGTGCTCTGGCATTGATGTCAATAGTGGAAATTCGGGTGACCAGAAAG CTGACCAGTTGTTGAAGGAAGAATTGACGGAGATGATACCAATGGTTAATGAAGCCAATGCAATCAGTGAAGAGCTGGATCGTAGA GTTCAGTTTGAAATTGCTATTTTGCCTGCTATTGCCCTTGGACGTGATTCTGACCACTCAGAAGTATGGGTGCGGATGAACAGTTTGGTCAACGATCAATCTTGGCTGTGGCCTCGTAACAAGTTTATCAATCGCAAATACCTCATGTCAGAAATGTATGAAAACTACGTGGATGGAGAAAACTGGAAGCTTCCAGAT GAACGAGACCCATTTACTGAAAATCCAGATACAGAAATCTTAATTGGTAGTACTACTGTCTATTTGCAGAATCTTGCGTATTTG GTTGATTTGCGAAATCAATATGAGCTGCTGGACTACTGTGGCAACAAGACGGGAGTTATAAAT GTTGACTTAGTCCCTTGTCGAGCTGATGGTACTGAAATATCTGATGaagataatgatgatgatctGTTTGTGGACAACCCTAGTGAACTCATTGGTCGGTCTGTGAGTTTCTATGTCAAAATCCCCAACTGCCGAGGCCTGCCTCGTAGCATATACAAA GAAGTGTGGTGTCGTTATATATTTTACGTTGACAACGATCCCACTGAAACGAACCACATTGAGGGTACCTCTAATCCGGATTTTAATCATGCAAGACTTATTGTTGTGCCTGCTGCAACCAAACAA tttgtgAACTATGTGACAAATCAGTACGTTCGTTTTGAAGTGTGGGGTAAGTATGACGAGGCAAACGTTAGCAAGGCTACTCACAATGGCACAACCCGTGAACTTATAAAGTCTAAGAAGCAGCAATCGGGTGTACCTGCTGGCAAAAATTTACCAAAAGTTGCTCTTGATATGTGGAGAAAG AGAGGAGAACAGGAAGGAAACAGAAAGGATCTTCAGCAACGAACTATTCGACGCAAAACTGACTGCCTAGAGAAAAAGATG GCTCTGATAGTCCAGCTGCTTGATAAAGCTGAGCAGCAGAACAAGAAGACTGTGAAG ATTGCTGACATTCGTCAGATTTTGAGTGGTTCTTGTCCATCAGGACGATCTTCAGGTACAG TCGTTTCGCCGTCAACTGTATCTGTGAAAGCCGTGCATGTTTCAACACAAACATCCAAATCAAATGCCACCAAAGGGCCACGCTCACGAGTCTCATCTTCAGACTCGAACAACAGCAAATCATCTGATGATAAAAGTCGTACGTGCAGCTTGGTGTAA
- the LOC134178645 gene encoding oligosaccharyltransferase complex subunit OSTC-like, translated as MQALYSVPYSILEVPNLKLRRPGWFKQPPAMVVFGFVMLSYFLVTGGIIYDVIVEPPSVGSVTDDQGHQKPQAFMPYRINGQYIMEGLASSFLFCLGGFGFVVLERSNMPNIPRLNRILQFCFAFSTIVISFFMCRVFMTMKIPGYLQGY; from the coding sequence ATGCAGGCTTTGTACTCGGTTCCGTACTCCATACTCGAGGTACCCAATCTCAAGCTTCGACGCCCAGGCTGGTTTAAACAACCTCCAGCTATGGTCGTGTTCGGATTCGTCATGCTGTCGTACTTTCTCGTCACCGGTGGCATCATCTACGACGTGATTGTCGAGCCTCCGAGCGTGGGCTCTGTGACAGACGATCAAGGACACCAGAAACCTCAAGCGTTCATGCCCTATCGTATCAACGGTCAATACATTATGGAGGGCTTGGCTTCAAGCTTTTTGTTCTGTTTGGGAGGATTTGGATTTGTCGTACTGGAGCGATCTAACATGCCAAATATCCCGAGGCTCAATCGTATTCTTCAGTTTTGCTTTGCGTTCTCTACCATAGTCATCTCGTTCTTCATGTGTCGCGTGTTTATGACTATGAAAATACCCGGATACTTGCAGGGTTACTGA
- the LOC134178426 gene encoding NADH dehydrogenase [ubiquinone] iron-sulfur protein 3, mitochondrial-like, whose protein sequence is MAALRFVFTKSLMRVGWLATSRVMPVLGGVADVNSRRFVPSSVSQVKFTSTTSATEGRDTGETPTDERAKVRDDLAAHGSYVSELMPKYVEHVRLTHQNELELLIHPDGVIPVLTFLRDHTNAMFQSVMDITAVDVPKKPYRFEIVYNLLSVQYNARIRVKTYTDELTPVESATSVFRAADWLEREIWDMYGIFFSNHPDLRRILTDYGFEGHPLRKDFPLSGYTEVRYDDELKRVVSEPIELTQEFRKFELKSPWEQFPAHRRSTDPEQDTATDTDKPSS, encoded by the exons ATGGCGGCTTTACGCTTCGTGTTTACAAAGTCGTTGATGAGAGTAGGATGGCTGGCTACATCGAGAGTGATGCCAG TACTTGGTGGTGTCGCCGACGTTAATTCGAGAAGGTTTGTGCCCTCGTCAGTATCTCAGGTGAAATTTACGTCTACCACTTCTGCAACTGAGG GCCGAGACACAGGAGAGACACCGACGGACGAGAGAGCGAAAGTGAGAGACGACTTGGCTGCCCACGGAAGCTACGTAAGCGAGTTGATGCCGAAATACGTCGAGCACGTTCGTCTGACGCATCAGAATGAACTAGAGCTTCTCATCCATCCGGACGGTGTCATTCCTGTGCTCACGTTCCTCAGAGACCACACCAACGCCATGTTTCAGTCAGTCATGGATATAACCGCCGTCGATGTGCCAAAAAAGCCATACAGATTTGAA ATTGTATACAACCTGTTGTCTGTTCAATACAATGCCCGGATTAGGGTCAAGACGTACACAGATGAGTTGACCCCTGTTGAATCCGCGACATCTGTTTTTCGGGCTGCTGACTGGCTCGAGCGTGAGATATGGGATATGTACGGAATATTCTTTTCCAATCATCCCGATCTCAGACGGATTCTAACTGACTATGGCTTCGAAGGTCATCCTTTGCGGAAGGACTTTCCACTAAGTGGCTATACAGAG GTCCGATATGATGATGAGTTGAAGCGTGTCGTCTCTGAACCAATCGAGTTGACACAAGAGTTTCGTAAATTTGAATTGAAAAGTCCATGGGAACAGTTTCCTGCCCATAGACGGTCTACTGACCCAGAACAAGATACGgctacagacacagacaaaccgTCTAGTTAA
- the LOC134178164 gene encoding kinesin-like protein KIF28P isoform X2, with amino-acid sequence MEGARTWIQDPDNLQDEPKSFTFDHSYWSFDGYRELENGYLEPTSPQYADQKKVFDDLGRSVLTNAWLGYNCSLFAYGQTGSGKSYSVVGYGPNKGIVPMFCEQLFDEINQKVSLNAQETEYQVSFSMLEIYNEKVRDLLNPKGSKSSGLKVRQHPKTGFYIPELLIVPVDSFKDISNRMNEGTQNRTVASTNMNKTSSRAHTVVTLKFTQKGKSASGANTTKTSNVNLVDLAGSERADSTGATGERLKEGAAINQSLSALGNVIAALADNKSGTIVPYRDSVLTKLLKNALGGNSKTIMVAALSPADINYEETLSTLRYADRAKQIKTKAVVNESPTEKLIRELREENDKLLLLLKQGGSTLTELTATGTEDDGDAEELRAQLEENEKQMNEMKQNWEQKLKDAHDALQERDNEEERKKQELATVPHFYNLNVDPQLTRMIVHTLKQGHSTVGSKGKDSKPDILLIGLNILQQHAEIVNIDGSVSLTPNDGAAVRINGELVTSKISIHHNDRILFGSNHLYVFQHPAEHQSAKQNGIPIQEVSYDEAQEEIARCSGIDVNSGNSGDQKADQLLKEELTEMIPMVNEANAISEELDRRVQFEIAILPAIALGRDSDHSEVWVRMNSLVNDQSWLWPRNKFINRKYLMSEMYENYVDGENWKLPDERDPFTENPDTEILIGSTTVYLQNLAYLVDLRNQYELLDYCGNKTGVINVDLVPCRADGTEISDEDNDDDLFVDNPSELIGRSVSFYVKIPNCRGLPRSIYKEVWCRYIFYVDNDPTETNHIEGTSNPDFNHARLIVVPAATKQFVNYVTNQYVRFEVWGKYDEANVSKATHNGTTRELIKSKKQQSGVPAGKNLPKVALDMWRKRGEQEGNRKDLQQRTIRRKTDCLEKKMALIVQLLDKAEQQNKKTVKIADIRQILSGSCPSGRSSVVSPSTVSVKAVHVSTQTSKSNATKGPRSRVSSSDSNNSKSSDDKSRTCSLV; translated from the exons ATGGAAGGTGCCCGCACGTGGATACAAGATCCCGATAATCTCCAAGACGAGCCGAAGTCGTTCACGTTTGATCACAGCTACTGGTCATTTGATGGATACCGCGAACTGGAGAATGGATATCTGGAACCCACCAGTCCACAATATGCAGATCAG aAAAAGGTGTTTGATGATTTGGGCAGGAGTGTACTGACCAACGCATGGCTCGGCTATAACTGTTCACTCTTTGCATATGGCCAAACAGGAAGTGGGAAATCGTACTCAGTGGTTGGTTATGGTCCAAATAAAG GAATAGTTCCCATGTTTTGTGAGCAGCTCTTTGATGAAATCAACCAGAAAGTGAGCTTAAATGCACAAGAAACAGAATACCAG GTGTCCTTCAGTATGCTGGAAATATACAATGAAAAG GTGCGAGACTTGCTCAACCCAAAAGGAAGCAAGAGCAGCGGTCTCAAAGTGCGGCAACATCCTAAAACTGGCTTTTACA TTCCTGAGCTATTGATTGTTCCCGTTGACAGTTTTAAGGACATATCTAATCGTATGAATGAAGGGACACAGAACAGGACTGTTGCATCGACAAACATGAACAAGACGAGCAGTCGAGCGCACACTGTTGTGACACTGAAGTTTACTCAGAAGGGCAAGAGTGCTAGTGGTGCCAACACAACGAAGACGTCGAATGTCAACCTTGTTGATCTTGCTGGAAG TGAGAGAGCAGACAGCACGGGAGCGACTGGTGAGAGATTAAAAGAAGGAGCCGCAATCAATCAGTCACTCTCAGCGCTGGGTAACGTAATTGCTGCTTTGGCGGATAACAAGAGTGGAACTATTG TTCCGTACAGAGACTCTGTTCTTACCAAACTGCTGAAGAATGCTCTGGGTGGaaacagcaaaacaataaTG GTTGCTGCTCTCAGTCCTGCTGACATAAATTACGAGGAGACGTTATCCACTCTACGCTATG CTGACAGAGCAAAGCAAATCAAAACCAAAGCAGTAGTAAACGAATCTCCTACTGAGAAACTAATTCGAGAACTACGTGAAGAAAATGATAAGCTTTTGTTATTACTAAAACAAGGAGGAAGTACACTTACAGAATTGACTGCTACTGGCACTGAAGATGATGGTGACGCTGAAGAACTAAGAGCTCAg CTTGAAGAGAATgaaaaacaaatgaatgaaaTGAAGCAGAACTGGGAACAGAAGCTTAAGGACGCACACGATGCTCTCCAG GAACGTGACAATGAGGAAGAGCGGAAAAAGCAAGAACTTGCAACAGTTCCACATTTTTACAATCTTAACGTTGACCCTCAACTGACAAGAATGATAGTACACACTCTAAAACAAG GTCACTCTACTGTTGGTAGCAAGGGGAAAGATTCTAAGCCTGACATtctgctgattggcttgaA CATACTCCAGCAGCATGCTGAGATTGTTAACATAGATGGGTCTGTCAGTCTTACACCAAATGATGGAGCAGCTGTTAGGATCAACGGTGAACTGGTGACAAGTAAAATTTCTATCCATCATAATGACAG GATACTCTTTGGATCAAATCACTTATATGTATTCCAACACCCTGCTGAACATCAATCAGCAAAACAAAACGGTATTCCTATACAAGAAGTATCTTATGATGAAGCTCAAGAGGAAATTGCTCGGTGCTCTGGCATTGATGTCAATAGTGGAAATTCGGGTGACCAGAAAG CTGACCAGTTGTTGAAGGAAGAATTGACGGAGATGATACCAATGGTTAATGAAGCCAATGCAATCAGTGAAGAGCTGGATCGTAGA GTTCAGTTTGAAATTGCTATTTTGCCTGCTATTGCCCTTGGACGTGATTCTGACCACTCAGAAGTATGGGTGCGGATGAACAGTTTGGTCAACGATCAATCTTGGCTGTGGCCTCGTAACAAGTTTATCAATCGCAAATACCTCATGTCAGAAATGTATGAAAACTACGTGGATGGAGAAAACTGGAAGCTTCCAGAT GAACGAGACCCATTTACTGAAAATCCAGATACAGAAATCTTAATTGGTAGTACTACTGTCTATTTGCAGAATCTTGCGTATTTG GTTGATTTGCGAAATCAATATGAGCTGCTGGACTACTGTGGCAACAAGACGGGAGTTATAAAT GTTGACTTAGTCCCTTGTCGAGCTGATGGTACTGAAATATCTGATGaagataatgatgatgatctGTTTGTGGACAACCCTAGTGAACTCATTGGTCGGTCTGTGAGTTTCTATGTCAAAATCCCCAACTGCCGAGGCCTGCCTCGTAGCATATACAAA GAAGTGTGGTGTCGTTATATATTTTACGTTGACAACGATCCCACTGAAACGAACCACATTGAGGGTACCTCTAATCCGGATTTTAATCATGCAAGACTTATTGTTGTGCCTGCTGCAACCAAACAA tttgtgAACTATGTGACAAATCAGTACGTTCGTTTTGAAGTGTGGGGTAAGTATGACGAGGCAAACGTTAGCAAGGCTACTCACAATGGCACAACCCGTGAACTTATAAAGTCTAAGAAGCAGCAATCGGGTGTACCTGCTGGCAAAAATTTACCAAAAGTTGCTCTTGATATGTGGAGAAAG AGAGGAGAACAGGAAGGAAACAGAAAGGATCTTCAGCAACGAACTATTCGACGCAAAACTGACTGCCTAGAGAAAAAGATG GCTCTGATAGTCCAGCTGCTTGATAAAGCTGAGCAGCAGAACAAGAAGACTGTGAAG ATTGCTGACATTCGTCAGATTTTGAGTGGTTCTTGTCCATCAGGACGATCTTCAG TCGTTTCGCCGTCAACTGTATCTGTGAAAGCCGTGCATGTTTCAACACAAACATCCAAATCAAATGCCACCAAAGGGCCACGCTCACGAGTCTCATCTTCAGACTCGAACAACAGCAAATCATCTGATGATAAAAGTCGTACGTGCAGCTTGGTGTAA
- the LOC134178164 gene encoding kinesin-like protein KIF28P isoform X1 gives MEGARTWIQDPDNLQDEPKSFTFDHSYWSFDGYRELENGYLEPTSPQYADQKKVFDDLGRSVLTNAWLGYNCSLFAYGQTGSGKSYSVVGYGPNKGIVPMFCEQLFDEINQKVSLNAQETEYQVSFSMLEIYNEKVRDLLNPKGSKSSGLKVRQHPKTGFYIPELLIVPVDSFKDISNRMNEGTQNRTVASTNMNKTSSRAHTVVTLKFTQKGKSASGANTTKTSNVNLVDLAGSERADSTGATGERLKEGAAINQSLSALGNVIAALADNKSGTIVPYRDSVLTKLLKNALGGNSKTIMVAALSPADINYEETLSTLRYADRAKQIKTKAVVNESPTEKLIRELREENDKLLLLLKQGGSTLTELTATGTEDDGDAEELRAQLEENEKQMNEMKQNWEQKLKDAHDALQERDNEEERKKQELATVPHFYNLNVDPQLTRMIVHTLKQGHSTVGSKGKDSKPDILLIGLNILQQHAEIVNIDGSVSLTPNDGAAVRINGELVTSKISIHHNDRILFGSNHLYVFQHPAEHQSAKQNGIPIQEVSYDEAQEEIARCSGIDVNSGNSGDQKADQLLKEELTEMIPMVNEANAISEELDRRVQFEIAILPAIALGRDSDHSEVWVRMNSLVNDQSWLWPRNKFINRKYLMSEMYENYVDGENWKLPDERDPFTENPDTEILIGSTTVYLQNLAYLVDLRNQYELLDYCGNKTGVINVDLVPCRADGTEISDEDNDDDLFVDNPSELIGRSVSFYVKIPNCRGLPRSIYKEVWCRYIFYVDNDPTETNHIEGTSNPDFNHARLIVVPAATKQFVNYVTNQYVRFEVWGKYDEANVSKATHNGTTRELIKSKKQQSGVPAGKNLPKVALDMWRKRGEQEGNRKDLQQRTIRRKTDCLEKKMALIVQLLDKAEQQNKKTVKIADIRQILSGSCPSGRSSGTVVSPSTVSVKAVHVSTQTSKSNATKGPRSRVSSSDSNNSKSSDDKSRTCSLV, from the exons ATGGAAGGTGCCCGCACGTGGATACAAGATCCCGATAATCTCCAAGACGAGCCGAAGTCGTTCACGTTTGATCACAGCTACTGGTCATTTGATGGATACCGCGAACTGGAGAATGGATATCTGGAACCCACCAGTCCACAATATGCAGATCAG aAAAAGGTGTTTGATGATTTGGGCAGGAGTGTACTGACCAACGCATGGCTCGGCTATAACTGTTCACTCTTTGCATATGGCCAAACAGGAAGTGGGAAATCGTACTCAGTGGTTGGTTATGGTCCAAATAAAG GAATAGTTCCCATGTTTTGTGAGCAGCTCTTTGATGAAATCAACCAGAAAGTGAGCTTAAATGCACAAGAAACAGAATACCAG GTGTCCTTCAGTATGCTGGAAATATACAATGAAAAG GTGCGAGACTTGCTCAACCCAAAAGGAAGCAAGAGCAGCGGTCTCAAAGTGCGGCAACATCCTAAAACTGGCTTTTACA TTCCTGAGCTATTGATTGTTCCCGTTGACAGTTTTAAGGACATATCTAATCGTATGAATGAAGGGACACAGAACAGGACTGTTGCATCGACAAACATGAACAAGACGAGCAGTCGAGCGCACACTGTTGTGACACTGAAGTTTACTCAGAAGGGCAAGAGTGCTAGTGGTGCCAACACAACGAAGACGTCGAATGTCAACCTTGTTGATCTTGCTGGAAG TGAGAGAGCAGACAGCACGGGAGCGACTGGTGAGAGATTAAAAGAAGGAGCCGCAATCAATCAGTCACTCTCAGCGCTGGGTAACGTAATTGCTGCTTTGGCGGATAACAAGAGTGGAACTATTG TTCCGTACAGAGACTCTGTTCTTACCAAACTGCTGAAGAATGCTCTGGGTGGaaacagcaaaacaataaTG GTTGCTGCTCTCAGTCCTGCTGACATAAATTACGAGGAGACGTTATCCACTCTACGCTATG CTGACAGAGCAAAGCAAATCAAAACCAAAGCAGTAGTAAACGAATCTCCTACTGAGAAACTAATTCGAGAACTACGTGAAGAAAATGATAAGCTTTTGTTATTACTAAAACAAGGAGGAAGTACACTTACAGAATTGACTGCTACTGGCACTGAAGATGATGGTGACGCTGAAGAACTAAGAGCTCAg CTTGAAGAGAATgaaaaacaaatgaatgaaaTGAAGCAGAACTGGGAACAGAAGCTTAAGGACGCACACGATGCTCTCCAG GAACGTGACAATGAGGAAGAGCGGAAAAAGCAAGAACTTGCAACAGTTCCACATTTTTACAATCTTAACGTTGACCCTCAACTGACAAGAATGATAGTACACACTCTAAAACAAG GTCACTCTACTGTTGGTAGCAAGGGGAAAGATTCTAAGCCTGACATtctgctgattggcttgaA CATACTCCAGCAGCATGCTGAGATTGTTAACATAGATGGGTCTGTCAGTCTTACACCAAATGATGGAGCAGCTGTTAGGATCAACGGTGAACTGGTGACAAGTAAAATTTCTATCCATCATAATGACAG GATACTCTTTGGATCAAATCACTTATATGTATTCCAACACCCTGCTGAACATCAATCAGCAAAACAAAACGGTATTCCTATACAAGAAGTATCTTATGATGAAGCTCAAGAGGAAATTGCTCGGTGCTCTGGCATTGATGTCAATAGTGGAAATTCGGGTGACCAGAAAG CTGACCAGTTGTTGAAGGAAGAATTGACGGAGATGATACCAATGGTTAATGAAGCCAATGCAATCAGTGAAGAGCTGGATCGTAGA GTTCAGTTTGAAATTGCTATTTTGCCTGCTATTGCCCTTGGACGTGATTCTGACCACTCAGAAGTATGGGTGCGGATGAACAGTTTGGTCAACGATCAATCTTGGCTGTGGCCTCGTAACAAGTTTATCAATCGCAAATACCTCATGTCAGAAATGTATGAAAACTACGTGGATGGAGAAAACTGGAAGCTTCCAGAT GAACGAGACCCATTTACTGAAAATCCAGATACAGAAATCTTAATTGGTAGTACTACTGTCTATTTGCAGAATCTTGCGTATTTG GTTGATTTGCGAAATCAATATGAGCTGCTGGACTACTGTGGCAACAAGACGGGAGTTATAAAT GTTGACTTAGTCCCTTGTCGAGCTGATGGTACTGAAATATCTGATGaagataatgatgatgatctGTTTGTGGACAACCCTAGTGAACTCATTGGTCGGTCTGTGAGTTTCTATGTCAAAATCCCCAACTGCCGAGGCCTGCCTCGTAGCATATACAAA GAAGTGTGGTGTCGTTATATATTTTACGTTGACAACGATCCCACTGAAACGAACCACATTGAGGGTACCTCTAATCCGGATTTTAATCATGCAAGACTTATTGTTGTGCCTGCTGCAACCAAACAA tttgtgAACTATGTGACAAATCAGTACGTTCGTTTTGAAGTGTGGGGTAAGTATGACGAGGCAAACGTTAGCAAGGCTACTCACAATGGCACAACCCGTGAACTTATAAAGTCTAAGAAGCAGCAATCGGGTGTACCTGCTGGCAAAAATTTACCAAAAGTTGCTCTTGATATGTGGAGAAAG AGAGGAGAACAGGAAGGAAACAGAAAGGATCTTCAGCAACGAACTATTCGACGCAAAACTGACTGCCTAGAGAAAAAGATG GCTCTGATAGTCCAGCTGCTTGATAAAGCTGAGCAGCAGAACAAGAAGACTGTGAAG ATTGCTGACATTCGTCAGATTTTGAGTGGTTCTTGTCCATCAGGACGATCTTCAGGTACAG TCGTTTCGCCGTCAACTGTATCTGTGAAAGCCGTGCATGTTTCAACACAAACATCCAAATCAAATGCCACCAAAGGGCCACGCTCACGAGTCTCATCTTCAGACTCGAACAACAGCAAATCATCTGATGATAAAAGTCGTACGTGCAGCTTGGTGTAA